A section of the Corynebacterium tuberculostearicum genome encodes:
- the rpsI gene encoding 30S ribosomal protein S9, which produces MSEQNIDNNVADAADIAAASAATEEFTNTIGDSIAPAETEEVEAAAPVHEGPIQTVGRRKRAVARVRLVAGSGQIVVNGREFGEYFPNKLHQQDILTPLTLLERENQFDLKVTVNGGGPTGQAGALRLAIARALNIYNPADRTALKKAGLLTRDARAVERKKAGLHKARRAPQYSKR; this is translated from the coding sequence ATGTCTGAGCAGAACATCGACAACAACGTAGCCGACGCTGCTGACATCGCTGCAGCAAGCGCCGCTACCGAAGAGTTCACCAACACCATCGGTGATTCCATCGCACCGGCCGAGACCGAAGAGGTCGAGGCTGCCGCTCCGGTACACGAGGGCCCGATCCAGACCGTCGGTCGCCGTAAGCGCGCCGTCGCACGTGTTCGCCTCGTTGCTGGCTCCGGCCAGATTGTGGTTAACGGCCGCGAGTTCGGCGAGTACTTCCCGAACAAGCTGCACCAGCAGGATATCCTCACTCCGCTGACCCTGCTGGAGCGCGAGAACCAGTTCGACCTCAAGGTCACCGTCAACGGTGGCGGCCCGACCGGTCAGGCTGGCGCCCTGCGTCTGGCTATCGCTCGTGCACTGAACATCTACAACCCGGCTGACCGCACCGCCCTCAAGAAGGCTGGTCTGCTCACCCGAGATGCTCGTGCAGTTGAGCGTAAGAAGGCTGGTCTGCACAAGGCACGTCGCGCACCGCAGTACTCCAAGCGTTAA
- the glmM gene encoding phosphoglucosamine mutase: MTRLFGTDGVRGLANKKLTPILALQLGQAAAEVFTAKRESYERQPLAIIGRDPRVSGEMLDAAIASGLASRGVDVVRVGVLPTPAIAYLTDDYGADLGVMISASHNPMPDNGIKFFSAGGKKLPDEVEDQIQATMENLTEDGPTGTKLGRIISEAPDGRERYLNHLKEVVSTDLGGIKVVVDTANGAASKVAPIAYEAAGAEVIAIHNKPNAFNINEDCGSTHIEKAQAAVVEHGADLGLAHDGDADRCLAVDAEGNVVDGDQIMALLAVGMKEDNDLRYNTLVATVMSNLGLKLAMQEQGIEVRHTAVGDRYVLEELNRGDFSLGGEQSGHVVLPDDCTTGDGTLTGLSIMARMAKSGKSLKELASVMTVLPQVLINVPVSDKGVIMDAPEVQEAIAQAEEELGETGRVLLRPSGTEEVFRVMVEAADKEQARKVAGRLSAIVSSV; encoded by the coding sequence ATGACTCGACTTTTTGGAACCGATGGCGTTCGCGGCCTCGCGAACAAGAAGCTGACCCCAATTCTGGCCTTGCAACTAGGCCAGGCCGCTGCAGAGGTATTTACCGCCAAGCGCGAATCCTATGAGCGCCAGCCGCTGGCCATTATTGGCCGCGACCCGCGTGTTTCTGGCGAGATGCTGGATGCAGCGATTGCGTCCGGGCTGGCTTCCCGCGGCGTGGACGTGGTGCGCGTGGGCGTGCTGCCGACGCCGGCGATTGCCTACCTGACGGATGACTATGGTGCGGATTTGGGCGTGATGATTTCCGCCTCCCACAACCCGATGCCAGACAACGGCATCAAGTTCTTCTCCGCAGGTGGTAAGAAGCTACCAGACGAGGTAGAAGATCAGATTCAGGCCACCATGGAAAACCTCACCGAGGATGGCCCGACCGGCACCAAGTTGGGCCGCATCATCTCGGAGGCTCCGGACGGACGCGAGCGCTACCTCAACCACTTGAAGGAAGTGGTCTCCACCGACCTGGGCGGCATCAAGGTGGTCGTAGACACCGCCAATGGTGCGGCCTCCAAGGTTGCTCCGATCGCTTACGAGGCGGCTGGTGCAGAGGTTATTGCTATCCACAACAAGCCGAATGCCTTCAATATTAATGAGGACTGCGGTTCGACACACATTGAAAAGGCACAGGCGGCCGTCGTCGAGCATGGCGCCGATCTAGGCCTGGCACACGATGGCGACGCCGACCGTTGCCTGGCTGTGGATGCCGAGGGCAATGTTGTGGACGGTGACCAGATTATGGCCCTGCTGGCCGTAGGCATGAAGGAGGATAATGACCTGCGCTACAACACTCTGGTAGCAACCGTCATGTCTAACCTGGGCCTGAAGCTAGCCATGCAGGAGCAAGGCATTGAGGTGCGCCACACCGCAGTAGGCGACCGATACGTGCTGGAAGAGCTTAACCGCGGCGATTTCTCCTTGGGCGGCGAGCAGTCTGGTCACGTCGTGTTGCCAGATGATTGCACGACTGGTGACGGCACGCTTACTGGCCTGTCCATCATGGCGCGCATGGCTAAGTCCGGGAAGTCCCTAAAGGAATTGGCATCGGTAATGACCGTGCTGCCACAGGTGCTCATTAACGTGCCGGTTTCTGATAAGGGCGTCATCATGGACGCCCCCGAGGTACAAGAAGCCATTGCCCAGGCCGAGGAAGAACTCGGCGAAACCGGCCGTGTTCTGTTGCGCCCCTCCGGCACTGAGGAGGTTTTCCGCGTCATGGTGGAGGCCGCCGATAAGGAGCAGGCCCGCAAGGTTGCCGGCAGGCTTTCCGCCATCGTTTCCTCGGTCTAG
- a CDS encoding WXG100 family type VII secretion target, with amino-acid sequence MSEIKYEFGAISSAAADINATSGRINSTLADLKARLQPMVSTWEGESAVAYNQAQAKWDKASQELNTVLATISKTVAQGNDAMSDVNRRAAASWG; translated from the coding sequence ATGTCCGAGATCAAGTACGAATTCGGTGCCATTTCTTCCGCCGCAGCCGACATCAACGCCACCTCTGGTCGCATCAACAGCACCTTGGCGGACCTGAAGGCGCGCCTACAGCCGATGGTAAGCACCTGGGAGGGTGAGTCCGCCGTGGCTTATAACCAAGCGCAGGCCAAGTGGGACAAGGCGTCCCAGGAACTCAACACCGTGCTCGCCACCATCTCCAAGACCGTCGCGCAGGGCAACGATGCAATGAGCGACGTGAACCGTCGCGCCGCCGCAAGCTGGGGCTAA
- a CDS encoding type II toxin-antitoxin system HicB family antitoxin, whose product MDVSKYTYQVFWSEEDNEFVATVAEFPSLSWLDSDRSCAEQELLKLVAEVVEDMQVSGEVIPQPLGARSYSGKFNVRTSPSLHRKLVMEARTEGISLNALINQKLASA is encoded by the coding sequence ATGGACGTCAGCAAATACACCTATCAAGTCTTCTGGTCTGAAGAGGACAATGAGTTCGTGGCGACGGTTGCCGAGTTTCCTTCACTATCGTGGCTGGATTCTGATCGTAGCTGTGCAGAGCAGGAACTTCTGAAGTTGGTCGCGGAAGTAGTAGAAGATATGCAGGTTTCAGGGGAAGTCATCCCACAACCGCTGGGGGCTCGTTCATATTCGGGAAAATTCAACGTTCGAACCTCTCCGTCGCTGCATCGCAAACTAGTAATGGAAGCTAGGACGGAAGGAATTTCACTCAACGCATTGATAAACCAGAAGCTTGCCTCCGCCTAG
- the rplM gene encoding 50S ribosomal protein L13, whose translation MSTFHPKSGDITRKWYVIDATDVVLGKLASTVADLLRGKHKPQFAPNVDAGDHVIIINADKIHVSSVKRGREMRYRHSGYPGGLKSMTLGQSLDANPVRVIEESVAGMMPHNKLSRASIKKLHVFAGEEHPYAGQKPETFEFKQVAQ comes from the coding sequence TTGTCTACTTTCCACCCAAAGAGCGGTGACATCACCCGCAAGTGGTACGTCATCGACGCTACTGATGTGGTGCTGGGCAAGCTCGCTTCCACCGTTGCAGACCTGCTGCGCGGCAAGCACAAGCCACAGTTCGCACCGAACGTTGATGCTGGTGACCACGTCATCATCATCAACGCTGACAAGATCCACGTTTCTTCCGTCAAGCGCGGCCGCGAGATGCGCTACCGCCACTCCGGTTACCCGGGCGGCCTGAAGTCCATGACCCTGGGTCAGTCTTTGGACGCCAACCCGGTTCGCGTTATCGAAGAATCCGTTGCCGGCATGATGCCGCACAACAAGCTCTCCCGCGCTTCCATCAAGAAGCTGCACGTCTTCGCAGGCGAAGAGCACCCGTACGCCGGCCAGAAGCCGGAAACCTTCGAGTTTAAGCAGGTGGCACAGTAA